One window of Chroococcidiopsis sp. TS-821 genomic DNA carries:
- a CDS encoding HlyD family efflux transporter periplasmic adaptor subunit: MSIVTEKPRSKQSRFKPNKWRIPFVLATTIVVGTVAFIRFHQTTQPPPTTVTSPKPVIRNVVALGRLEPQGEVVALSPPSSAQGARVEQILVKEGDWVKAGETVAILDTHTRLQAALESAQADVQVARAALAKIQAGAQTGEIEAQKAAIARLEAELAGQQETLQATVARQVAAQRNAQSDYERYQRLYQEGAISVQELETKRLNAETAQQQVNESQATRNETIATLQRQIEEARANLNRITEVRPTDVREAQAQVDRMLAAVKLTQADLALSYIKAPIDGEIIKIHTRSGETISSNGIAELARTNQMVVVAEVLEEDISKVRAGQTASITSENRAFAQKIQGTVTQVGRKIGKQNILDSDPAADVDARVVEVRISLPPDASELVSGLTYARVIVEISV, from the coding sequence ATGTCAATTGTCACAGAGAAGCCAAGGTCAAAACAGTCACGTTTCAAGCCCAACAAGTGGCGCATTCCTTTCGTTCTGGCGACGACTATTGTTGTTGGTACCGTTGCTTTCATTCGATTTCATCAGACAACTCAACCACCTCCGACAACAGTTACTAGCCCAAAGCCAGTGATTCGCAATGTTGTTGCTTTAGGGCGCTTAGAACCACAAGGGGAAGTCGTCGCTCTGTCACCACCCAGTTCAGCCCAAGGCGCAAGAGTTGAGCAAATCTTGGTAAAAGAAGGCGACTGGGTGAAAGCAGGTGAAACAGTAGCAATTCTAGATACGCATACCCGTCTACAAGCTGCGCTAGAAAGCGCTCAAGCCGATGTCCAAGTTGCGCGTGCTGCACTCGCCAAAATCCAAGCAGGGGCGCAAACCGGAGAAATCGAAGCTCAAAAAGCTGCGATCGCCCGTCTGGAAGCCGAACTTGCAGGACAACAAGAAACGCTCCAAGCAACCGTAGCGCGTCAAGTAGCAGCACAGCGCAATGCTCAAAGTGACTACGAACGCTATCAACGACTTTACCAAGAAGGTGCAATTTCTGTGCAAGAACTCGAAACGAAACGCCTAAATGCAGAAACTGCACAACAGCAAGTTAATGAAAGCCAAGCAACTCGTAACGAAACAATTGCAACTCTACAACGCCAAATCGAGGAAGCGCGAGCTAATCTCAACCGCATTACCGAAGTACGCCCAACCGACGTGCGCGAAGCCCAAGCCCAAGTAGATCGGATGCTTGCTGCTGTTAAATTAACTCAAGCCGATCTAGCATTAAGCTACATTAAAGCTCCCATTGATGGAGAAATCATTAAAATTCATACGCGTTCTGGAGAAACAATTAGCTCCAACGGAATTGCGGAACTCGCGCGTACCAATCAAATGGTCGTTGTTGCAGAAGTCCTTGAAGAAGATATTAGCAAAGTGCGCGCTGGTCAAACAGCGAGTATTACCAGCGAAAATCGAGCTTTTGCTCAAAAAATTCAAGGAACTGTGACACAAGTAGGTAGAAAAATCGGCAAACAAAACATTTTAGATAGCGATCCCGCAGCTGACGTTGACGCCAGAGTTGTCGAAGTTCGCATTAGTTTACCTCCAGATGCAAGCGAGCTAGTTTCTGGTTTGACTTACGCCAGAGTGATTGTAGAAATTAGCGTTTAA